aatgtcagtgtttttaaaattcagtatttgaacattcagtgtttaaaaattcagtgtaaaaaattgtaGTGTTTTTAAAATTCAGTCTTTGAAAATTTAGTGTGAAGAAATCAGTATTTGAACATATTTTCAGTGTAGACATTTCAGTGTATTTAAAATCCAGTGtttaaaaattgtgtttaaaaatgcagtgtttaaaaaaatcaatgtaaaaaaaaatgtgtgtttttaaaattcagtgtttgaaaattcagtgtgaaTAAATCAGTGTTTGAAAATATAATGttcataaattcagtgtataaaaattgtgtttttaaaattaagtgtttgaaaattcagtgtgaaaaaaatcagtgtttgaaaatataatgtttataaattcagtgtataaaaattcagtgtatgaatttCAGTGTATTTaaaatccagtgtataaaaacccagtgtttaaaaaaatcaatataaacaaattttgtgtttttaaaattcagtgtataaaaattcagtgttaataaattaattgttttaaaattgagtgttaaaaatatgtttataaattcaaggttttaaaactaaaaaatgaGTGTATAAAAAGGCAGTGTTtaataattcagtgttttaaaaattcagtatttaaacattttgtgtaaaaaaattgtttttaaaattcagtgctgaaacatTTGGTGTAAttctaaaacacatttttatacactgatgttgTATAAAATGAACTGTTGAACACGTATCTTGCTACcaatttttttccagtgaaattgTGGgcaaatttgatgtaaaaaaagcgAGAGAAATGAGGGCGTCTCACCACAGCGTAGTTGTTCATGTAGCATGGCGTGCAGACGGGCTTGTCGCGCTCCATCACATAGGTCTCCCCCGCCAGGACCAGGTCGCAGTCGAAGCAGCAGAAGTGCTTCAGATGCCAGTCGTGCCCCTCGGCCTGAGTGTACTCGTTACTGAAGATCAGCTGCGGGCGCAGGAGCACACGCGCGGTGAGCGAGCACGCAGGACACGCCCCCCCCGAGATATGCGCTTTACCTCGTCGCAGCCGGCGCAGCGCGGCTTCTCGCTGTCGCCGTAGTGACGGCCGCAGTAGAGCTTGCCTCTCTTCCAGAAGTAGATCATGTCCACCAGCAGCTCGCCGCACGTGCAGCACACGAAGCACGCCGGGTGCCACAGCGTGTCGTAGCCCGCACGCTCGGCGTAGACGGCGGGGTCGCCCGCACGCATGGGCTGCTGGCAGTGGCGGCATGACTGGCAGGGACGACAACAACATGCACTCTTACACACATGACTGGCAGGGAtgacaacaacatgcactctTACACACATGACTGGCAGGGAtgacaacaacatgcactctTAAACACAACATGACTGGCAGGGACGACAACAACATGCACTCTTACACACATGACTGGCAGGGAtgacaacaacatgcactctTAAACACAACATGACTGGCAGGGACGACAACAACATGCACCCTTACACACATGACTGGCAGGGACGACAACAACATGCACTCTTAAACACAACATGACTGGCAGGGACGACAACAACATGCACCCTTACACACATGACTGGCAGGGACGACAACAACATGCACTCTTAAACACAACATGACTGGCGGGGACGACAACAACATGCACTCTTAAACACAACATGACTGGCAGGGACGACAACAACATGCACCCTTACACACATGACTGGCAGGGACGACAACAACATGCACTCTTACACACATGACTGGCAGGGACGACAACAACATGCACTCTTAAACACAACATGACTGGCAGGGACGACAACAACATGCACCCTTACACACATGACTGGCAGGGACGACAACAACATGCACTCTTACACACATGACTGGCAGGGACGACAACAACATGCACTCTTACACAACAACATGACTGGCAGGGACGACAACAACATGCACTCTTACACTTTTTGACAAACAACAACATGCATTCGTACACTTTTTGACAATCAACAACATGCACTCTTACACTTTTTGACACACAACAACATGCAATCTTACACTTTTTGACAAACAACAAGATGcacttttacactttttaacacacaaCAACATGCAATCTTACACTTTTTGACACAcaacaacatagactcttacactttttgacaaacaacaacatgactggcaGGGACGACAACAACATGCACTCTTACACTTTTTGACAAATAACAACATGAACTCTTATACTTTTTAACACACAACATGACTTGCAGGGacaacaacaacatgcacttttacactttttaacacacaaCAACATGACTGGCAGGGacgacaacaacatgcacttttacactttttgacaaacaacaacatgcactcttacactttttgacaaacaacaacatgcactcttacactttttaacacacaacaacaacatgcaCTCTTACACTTTTTGACAAACAACAATATGCACTCTTACACTTTAACACACAACAACATGACTGGCAGGGACGACAACAACATGCACTCTTACACCTTTAGACAAACAACAACTTGCACtcttacactttttaacacacaaCAACATGACTGGCAGGGACGACAACAACATGCACtcttacactttttaacacataaCAACATGCACTCTTACACTTTTTGACAAACAACAACATGCAATCTTACACTTTTTGACACACAACAACATGACTGGAAGACACGACAACAACATGCAATCTTACACTTTTTGACACACAACAACATGACTGGACGACAACATGCACTCTTACACTTTTTGACAAACAACAACATGCAATCTTACACTTTTTGACACACAACAACATGCAATCATACACTTTTTGACACACAACATACACTCTTTGACAAACAACAACATGCAATCTTACACTTTTTGACACACAACAACATGCAATCATACACTTTTTGACACACAACAACATGCAATCATACACTTTTTGACACACAACAACATGCACTCTTACACTTTTTGACACACAACAACATGCACTCTTACACTTTTTGACAAACAACAACATGCAATCTTACACTTTTTGACAAACAACAACATGCAATCTTACACTTTTTGACACACAACAACATGCACTCTTACACTTTTTGACACACAACAACATGCACTCTTACACTTTTTGACAAACAACAACATGTACTCTTACACTTTTTGACACACAACAACATGCAATCATACACTTTTTGACACACAACAACATGCAATCATACACTTTTTGACACACAACAACATGCAATCTTACACCTTTTGACAAACAACATGCAATCTTACACTTTTTGACAAACAACAACATGCAATCTTACACTTTTTGACACACAACAACATGCAATCTTACACTTTTTGACACACAACAACATGCAATCTTACACTTTTTGACACACAGCAATATGCAATCTTACACTTTTTGACACACAACATGACTGGAAGACACGACGACAACATGCACTCTTACACTTTTTGACAAACAACAACATGCAATGTTACACTTTTTGACAAACAACAACATGCATTCTTACACTTTTTGACAAACAACAACATGCAATCTTACACTTTTTGACACACAACAACATGTAATCTTACACTTTTTGACACACAACAACATGCAATCATACACTTTTTGACACACAACATGTAATCTTACACTTTTTGACACACAACATGTAATCTTACACTTTTTGACAAACAACAACATGCATTCTTACACTTTTTGACAAACAACAACATGCAATCTTACACTTTTTGACAAACAACAACATGCAATCTTACACATTTTGACACACAACAACATGCACTCTTACACTTTTTGACAAACAACAACATGCATTCTTACACTTTTTGACAGACAACAACATGACTGGAAGACACGACTACAACATGGAGGCAAAACGCTTTAAAAGCATCAAGTTAAAAACGTTAAAAGTTCTTACAAAGCTTTTCTGCGACGATCCACTTAGTTGCGACCCTGCGGTGGCCGCAGTGCCCACAGCTCCTCCGGCAGGAAGGGACCCTCCAGACGCGGACCCCGCTCGTGCTCCGGCAGCCTGCGGGCCCACTCCGCCTGCCGCGGCTCCATCTTTAGCCCCCGCGGCGTCACCGGCACCCAGAGCCGCCGCCCGCACCAGAACCATCTCCTCGGGCATCTTGACGTCTCCGATGCCCAGGGCCTCGTCCTTGTACTTGCGCACGTACTGCTGCATCTGCTTGACCTCGGCCGCGCTCAGGTCGTGGCACCTGGCGGGGTCCTGGTCGTGTTCGGGCAGCTGGCGGGCCATCTGCTGCCGGCGGTACAGGGCGCCTTCCGAACCCGCCACGGGTCGCTTCTCGGGCGGCAGCAGCTGGATGTATCGCACCGCCTGCCAGACGAGGAAGAGGGACGAGAGAACGGCGATTAAAGACAAACCGACCAATCACAGCAGAGGAGAACAAGATAGCAACtcagacacaacaacaacaactcaggACGTGCTAGCAAGGCCAAGTTGGACGTTTTCTTGTCCTAAAACTCCTTCCAAACATTTCACTATTCCACTTGGATTGATTTCTTGCATTTTCTCGCGCTCACCCAACATCAAGGTCAACATGAAGCTGCACAATGACAGAGTGAGTTGAAGGGGAACTCCAAGAGAATAAAACAGGTAAACAtggaataaacaaacaaatattaataatgaatgagaATAAATCACTAACATTTACCACATCATCTACATattcaaatacaaaccccgtttccatatgagttgggaaattgtgttagatgtaaatataaacggaatacaatgatttgcaaatcattttcaacccatattcaattgaatgcactacaaagacaacatatttgatgttcaaactcattaaatttattttatttttgcaaataatagaatttcatgactgcaacacgtgccaaagaagttgggaaagggcatgttcaccactgtgttacatcaccttttcttttaacaacactcaataaacgattgggaactgaggaaactaattgttgaagctttgaaagtggaattctttcccattcttgttttatgtagagcttcagtcgttcaacagtccggggactccgctgtcgtattttacgcttcataatgcgccacacattttcgatgggagacaggtctggactgcaggcgggccaggaaggtacccgcactcttttttttttacgaagccacgctgttgtaacacgtgctgaatgtggcttggcattgtcttgctgaaataagcaggggcgtccatgaaaaagacggcgcttagatggcaccatatgttgttccaaaacctgtatgtacctttcagcattaatggtgccttcacagatgtgtaagttacccatgtcttgggcactaatacacccccataccatcacagatgttggcttttacactttgcgtcgataacagtctggatggttcgcttcccctttggtccggatgacacaatgtcgaatatttccaaaaactatttgaaatgtggactcgtcagaccacagaacacttttccactttgcatgagtctatcttagatgatctccggcccagagaagccggcggcatttctgggtgttgttgataaatggctttcgctttgcatagtagagctttcacttgcacttacagatatagcgacaaactgtatttagtgacagtggttttttgaagtgttcctgagcccatgtggtgatatcctttagagattgatgtcggtttttgatacagtgccgtctgagggatcgaaggtcacggtcattcaatgttggtttccggccatgtcgcttacgtggagtgatttctcaagattctctgaatcttttgatgatattatggaccgtagatgttgaaatccctaaatttcttgcaattgcactttgagaaacattgttcttaaactgtttgactatttgctcacgcagttgtggacaaaggggtgaccctcgccccatcctttcttgtgaaagactgagcattttttggtaagctgtttttatacccaatcatggcacccacctgttcccaattagcctgcacacctgtgggatgttccaaataagtgtttgatgagcattcctcaactttatcagtatttattgccacctttcccaacttctttgtcacgtgttgctggcatcaaattctaaagttaatgattatttgcaaaaaaaagtttgaacatcaaatatgttgtctttgtagcatattcaactgaatatgggttgaaaatgatttgcaaatcattgtattctgtttatatttacatctaacacaatttcccaactcatatggaaacggggtttgtactaacatTTACCAcataatctacaaaccccgtttccatatgagttgggaaattgtgttagatgtaaatataaacagaatacaatgatttgcaaatcattttcaacccatattcagttgaatatgctacaaagacaacatatttgatgttcaaactgataaactttttttttttgcaaataatcattaactttagaatttgatgccagcaacacgtgacaaagaagttgggaaaggtggcaataaatactgataaagttgaggaatgctcatcaaacacttatttggaacatcccacaggtgaacaggcaaattgggaacaggtgggtgccatgattgggtataaaagtagattccatgaaatgctcagtcattcacagacaaggatggggcgagggtcaccactttgtcaacaaatgcgtgatcaaattgttgaacagtttaagaaaaacctttctcaaccagctattgtaaggaatttagggatttcaccatctacggtctgtaatatcatcaaagggttcagagaatctggagaaatcactgcacgtaagcagctaagcccgtgaccttcaatccctcaggctgtactgcatcaacaagcgacatcagtgtgtaaaggatatcaccacgtgggctcgggaacacttcagaaacccactgtcagtaactacagttggtcgctacatctgtaagtgcaagttaaaactctcctatgcaaggcgaaaaccgtttatcaacaacacccagaaacggtgtctgcttcgctgggcctgagctcatctaagatggactgatacaaagtggaaaagtgctctgtggtctgacgagtccacatttcaaaatgtttttggaaactgtggatgttgtgtcctccggaccaaagaggaaaagaaccatccggattgttataggcgcaaagttgaaaagccagcatctgtgatggtatgggggtgtattagtgcccaagacatgggtaacttacacatttgtgaacgcgccattaatgctgaaagctacatacaggttttggagcaacatatgttgccatccaagcaacgttaccatggacgcccctgcttatttcagcaagacaatgccaagccacgtgttacatcaacgtggcttcatagtaacagagtgcgggtactagactggcctgcttgtagtccagacctgtctaccattaaaatgtgtggcgcaatatgaagcctaaaataccacaacggagacccccggactgttgaacaacttaagctgtacatcaagcaagaacgggaaagaattccacccgagaagcttaaaaaattgaactcctcagttcccaaacgtttactgagtgttgttaaaaggaaaggccatgtaacacagtggtgaacatgccctttcccaactacttgcacgtgttgcagccatgaaattctaagttaattattatttgcaaaaaaaaaaaaaaagtttatgagtttgaacatcaaatatcttgtgtttgtagtgcattcaattgattatgggttgataaggatttgcaaatcattgtattccgtttatatttacatctaacacaatttcccaactcatatggaaacggggtttgtactaacatTTACCACATAATCTACATATTCAAGTACTAACACTTACCACATATTTGTTGGCCACAGGTGGCGCCCACTCGTACGTGACGGACTTGAGAGGCATGTCTTTGTCAACGGGCACGACATCAGCGGTAGACGACTCAATGCAAATTGTCGCTGTGCTCACTTGGAGCGGTGCAACACCAGCTGGTGCCATTTGAGCCTTCGCACCGCCGGGTGCCGCCCTCGCTACAGCTGCACCTCTTGAGGCCGCGCCTCCAGAAGCCACGGCCCCAGAGGCCGCGCCTCCGGTGGCCACGCCTCCGGTGGCCACGCCCTCAGTGTGCCGGGCAGAAGCATCAGCGGCTGGAGGCACAATGGCGGCGGCTGGAGGCACGATGGCGGCGGCCGAAGGCACGGCGGGGAGTAATACGGCGTGGGCAGTGGCGGGGCCGGCCAGCGTGATGGTGACGGCGTTGCCGCGGTACACGGGGCCGCCGTCGGTCTTGAGCTTGGCGATGAGGCCCGTGTACTTGGTGTCCTCGAACAACTTGCCCACCTTCTTGTTCTCCTCAGAGTTCATCTGCACGTTGTGCTCCGCCAGACCACATTTGCAGTTCCGGCAGATCTTCCTGCATCGCACACACCAAAATAATCACTTTGAAATGTTGCACCATGACTTTGTGACAACGTTACTCTGATGAAGATGAAGTGGGATTGTTCTTCAACAATCCACTGAAGGTGGACCACTTCTTCTTACGCCTTTAAAGAGATGCACAGTGCATCCACAATGTACtttttgttagagatgtccgataatggcttttttgccgatatccgatattccgatattgtccaactcttaattaccgattccgacatcaaccgataccgatatatacagtcgtagaattaacacattattatgcctaattctgttgtgatgccccgctggatgcattaaacaatgtaactttaccattaattgattaacgtggaccctgacttaaacaagttgaaaaacttattcgggtgttaattgtacggaatatgtgctgtactgtgcaatctactaatacaagtttcagttttccaaaataagagaacaacttcaactccagttatggaaaaaagtgccaaaatggcactgccatatttattattgaagtcacaaagtgcattttttttttttaacatgcctcaaaacagcagcttggaatttgggacatgctctccttgagatattcgtaatacccactacaactatgggaaatactatactttgactttgtcggaggcagatatttacatatatccgtatttaagtgttacttctttaatttcataatcagctagtgtttttcttccaattgtggtcttttggttgtctgcaaatactgtgtgctaaccttgactatgtaatgtaaggaggagagatactccttcttttatctcttcttatgtccaggtgcggaggacaatgggcatgtgtttgggctggaaatacaagacagcgagggtgggagggagagagactttatagagtagaaggtttccattttttagatcagaccatcttggctgcgtgattgaatgttctatgctggactggtctcattatatttacaaagctttgcaaatatattacaaaatacctattctgtctctggtggttcttttactcagctttaagtgtcgtaaagagcttgggagcgacgaccagaaacttgaattccgtgggaggaacaactggtccaaacgcaacaattttcacaaagtgcattattttttatcttttttaaacatgcctcaaaacaacagctacaaaaacgatgaaggcacacagcttcagtccagagtatactagaacatacttgccaaccttgagacgacTGAaatcgggagtgtc
This is a stretch of genomic DNA from Nerophis lumbriciformis linkage group LG29, RoL_Nlum_v2.1, whole genome shotgun sequence. It encodes these proteins:
- the tes gene encoding testin; the protein is MEIEKEVKKMTLGHEFGAGASCLKCKDKCEGFELHFWRKICRNCKCGLAEHNVQMNSEENKKVGKLFEDTKYTGLIAKLKTDGGPVYRGNAVTITLAGPATAHAVLLPAVPSAAAIVPPAAAIVPPAADASARHTEGVATGGVATGGAASGAVASGGAASRGAAVARAAPGGAKAQMAPAGVAPLQVSTATICIESSTADVVPVDKDMPLKSVTYEWAPPVANKYVAVRYIQLLPPEKRPVAGSEGALYRRQQMARQLPEHDQDPARCHDLSAAEVKQMQQYVRKYKDEALGIGDVKMPEEMVLVRAAALGAGDAAGAKDGAAAGGVGPQAAGARAGSASGGSLPAGGAVGTAATAGSQLSGSSQKSFSCRHCQQPMRAGDPAVYAERAGYDTLWHPACFVCCTCGELLVDMIYFWKRGKLYCGRHYGDSEKPRCAGCDELIFSNEYTQAEGHDWHLKHFCCFDCDLVLAGETYVMERDKPVCTPCYMNNYAVKCSSCQQPVEPEAQRVSYGEHHWHAAPHCFKCAGCSKCLIGQRFMAARGRLFCSAECKRNSAA